GTAGGTTTAAAACCATATTTGATTCTTCATTAAGAAATGTGATTGGTAAAATTAAATCGTATACCCCTCCTGTGACAGTGCCACCGtctgatgaagatgatgtaGATAGTATTagtaataattcaaaaatcaACGGTGATGAGACTACCAACGATGTAGACAAGGAAAAGCAACAGGTTGAAGAGGATAATACAAGTATAGAAAAGGAGCTTTCTCTAACTAATTCTCCGGAAAAGAAAGTACGGACAAAAACAATTAAGATATCTGGCTCAAATATGTCGTTACATTCCAACATAACATCATCCGATGATATGATCacaaatatatcatcatcatcatcattaccGTCATCGAATGAGATACCTGCTGATtggaaaaaatttaaagatttagatttcgaggatttgaaaatatctgatttaaaacaaattttcGATATTTACcagaaaattattcaataaaaataatatgcAAGTTTATAATTACATTTCATATACAtcattatatatactatatgTTTGATATATGatcaataatgaaatttatcTCATTAATAGCATCTTCATTCCCATTTACATCATCTAATGATGGCAAAAATTctgaatttttaattaGTCTAACTAAATCTTCAATGACTTTCCTTgtatattcaattgatttacTTGTATCttgtaaaaatttcaatgccacctttttcaattcatcatcgtcTGTTCGTTTCAGcaagatattcaaaagTGTTGGCCCTGATACATTATTTAAACTTTCAAATCGTAGTCCGTGAATAATTGGGAATGATAATTTACCTTCTGATAAATCCTCCGCAAACCCTTTATTTGCAATCATTGTATTATTCACCAGATTTTGATAATCATCTctaatttgataaattatacCCAATAGATTACCCAATGGCACTAaagtttttttcttccGGTTAAAATTGGGACTAATTTTTTCCATCATTCTTATCGTCAATCTGAAGAGACCACCGGTCTTATTCATAACCATTTTGAAATACATTTGTTCGTTAGGAACTCCATCATACCTTAATTCGTTCAAAGAATCTCTCCAATGAATATCTAATCCTTGACCTCTATgcaaattcatcaattccTCATTAAAGATTTGTAAAAGTTCCAAAATAGAAGTCTGATCTGCACtcattttccaaatcaaattcattgatttgaAGTACATATAGTTGGCAGTATTTAAACTCATAGGCATACCAAATACCACATGAGATGATGGATTACCTCTTCTTAAATCAGaattatcttcaatatcatcaatgaTCAAGCTTGAATTGTGTAAAGTTTCGATAATTTCCATTAATATCTGCAATTGTTCATTCGGTATTTCATAAATCTTATTGAATGTTTGAATTAATTTTGATCTAAACCGTTTACCTTGATGTAAAGTTATATGTTTGTATGGTCTCGCTATtgtatcttcatcttcaattgaCCATTGTGGTGTATTGCAGATCATAGAATTGATTTCATTCATCGTTGAActattattgttaatatTATCGTTGGAAGTCATTTCTCATATGTTTTCCCTATCTCTTCTTTTGTGAAACACTCTTGTTACACCTTTCGTTGCTCTATATATGCAGAATAGAATTCCTTATTGCACAAcaactattgaaaaaaacCACTCTTCAAAAGACccttattattaatatcttgTGGGATTGGAAACTAAGTACTATACGCACAAATGGTGCCTGTAGGTATCTATATGCAACAGCTGTGTGCTGCTGTTTCAGATTCAAGTCTATTCTGAACCTCATTATGTGAAAAATGTCTCATCGCTGAGCGCTTACACATCAACGTAcgtattttcattaatttcttccCAGGTTTATTATATGTACGTACAGAAATAACATCAAGATGGAGCAATTACCAATGTAATTCCTTGAAAGGGTATTTATCTGGGACAGTTACTCGACTTCCCTTTGGTAATGTAATTGCCCCTTTGGTCAATTACATTggattcaaaaaaaaatagaagtaaaaaaatactttAATGCAATGCTGGGTTTGTATATTTGAGATTGTGTAGCGCTAGGTACATATCTGTGTCAATATCTATGCTTGATTATATAAGGGaacatcatcaaatatCCCATTAGTATCATCTCTGGTTctattcttcttcttcttattgaGTTGCTTAACTGGCCATGTTAATAAGTGATTTCTCTCCTTTTGTAAAGGTTTATCCAATCTTTTGCTTATAGATCGAACTTCATTGAACATCGGTGAAGGAATTGGTCTTAAATCACTCAAATCACtgatatcaatattatgaaTCAATGCAACttttaaaatcaaatcTCTCTCCCATTCGTAGTCTAACTCATCTTCAGCTATCGGTTTTCGTTGAACTGATTTTAATCCTTTAGCAAGAGTTATTAATCGTTCCTTTAATAGTGGATTAATTTTATATGGTTGTTCATCATGTTCTGTCTTTTTGTCCTTCCTTTCCTTGTttcctttattttctttctcatTGTTTAAGAATTCTCCAAGATGTCCTTCAAACCCGATCAACTCAGTCAATCCTATTGatatttgtttcatatTCTCTGTAAATGTGTCAGGTAATAATTTCACTATTTGACATTGTTTCGGAGATGGAGTCTTAGATAATTGAGCATTCAAACTGGTCAAACAATCTTGTAATATGGAAATATCAATCAACGTGACatcctcctcctcctcctcctccgCCCCCtcatttctttttgaaGGAGCATGTGGCGGAGGTCTTTGTAATAACGATGCCACTGATAAGGCCCAACCACCAGTTTCTTCTCCTGATCTTTTCTTAacatattcatcatcaaggtttaaattcaaaacaGGTCTAACTCGAGCTCGATGTCTTGCTTTATGTATCCTCTTATttgtttctaattcaatACTAGTATTCGTAATTTCACTATCCGATGTTTTCGTACAGCTTTCAGTATCTACGACCGCAACCATTAACTTATCCTTCTTTTTGCttgattcatcattattagtattattcTCGTTACTCGACGTCAAATCTTCCTTTTTTATGCGAGTAGCCTTTGTATCACCATAGTCGattctctttctttttcgaAGTTGCATATTtaatcttgattttttttaccGTATTACCTGGAATGAGTTGGAAATTATCTCAGCTATACCGTATCTCCCTAAATAGTCCCTAAATGATGGATAAAGTAATGAAAAGTTTCAGTTATCATTAGCCTGTTTTCTTCACATACGtacaaattttttcacttttttcagaaaaattaattgaagtTGAAATATTTCGGAGTTTTTTCGCGgctaaaaaaaatattattgtgACGCTTTTCTTTATAGACcattgtatatatatatatatatatgtgtaGACCAAGTACAATTGAAATAGTGtttcatttaaagatatttccagaaatatatatgcgCTATATAGGCCCTACTTGGGTTCGGCATCGAAAACTACAATCATAATTAGCTTTATGTTTCATGGGAGCGGTTCGAATCCACCTTTCAATTCTTGGAAAAATGCCTCATGATTGCCCTTGTATTTTGCAGGTAATTTAATAATCAAATGGATATGTGAGACAGCTTGAATACTTTGTAAGTTGACATAGTTTATGAACCAACAATAATTCTCTTCTGTAATACAGTATTTATCAGTGATGGTATGTTTCAAGAAAGAAGCAATGACCTTTTTCATAggtttattaaattcaGGGAAATTATTGTTGGGATCCCCGATTTTAACATCACTAGTCTTTTTATCTGTTTTATAAATCGGTAATTTAATCTTTGACCAAATTAAGACATGGATAACATCTGGTTCAAAATAGTATGGGAAATCATTAACTGccaatttaaataatgacTTATCTTTAAATGCACCATTAATCCTCTTTTCATCTGTATTATAAACAATgtcatttaatttttgt
The Naumovozyma dairenensis CBS 421 chromosome 5, complete genome DNA segment above includes these coding regions:
- the BTS1 gene encoding farnesyltranstransferase (similar to Saccharomyces cerevisiae BTS1 (YPL069C); ancestral locus Anc_8.536), whose translation is MTSNDNINNNSSTMNEINSMICNTPQWSIEDEDTIARPYKHITLHQGKRFRSKLIQTFNKIYEIPNEQLQILMEIIETLHNSSLIIDDIEDNSDLRRGNPSSHVVFGMPMSLNTANYMYFKSMNLIWKMSADQTSILELLQIFNEELMNLHRGQGLDIHWRDSLNELRYDGVPNEQMYFKMVMNKTGGLFRLTIRMMEKISPNFNRKKKTLVPLGNLLGIIYQIRDDYQNLVNNTMIANKGFAEDLSEGKLSFPIIHGLRFESLNNVSGPTLLNILLKRTDDDELKKVALKFLQDTSKSIEYTRKVIEDLVRLIKNSEFLPSLDDVNGNEDAINEINFIIDHISNI
- the NDAI0E02860 gene encoding uncharacterized protein (similar to Saccharomyces cerevisiae YPL068C; ancestral locus Anc_8.534): MQLRKRKRIDYGDTKATRIKKEDLTSSNENNTNNDESSKKKDKLMVAVVDTESCTKTSDSEITNTSIELETNKRIHKARHRARVRPVLNLNLDDEYVKKRSGEETGGWALSVASLLQRPPPHAPSKRNEGAEEEEEEDVTLIDISILQDCLTSLNAQLSKTPSPKQCQIVKLLPDTFTENMKQISIGLTELIGFEGHLGEFLNNEKENKGNKERKDKKTEHDEQPYKINPLLKERLITLAKGLKSVQRKPIAEDELDYEWERDLILKVALIHNIDISDLSDLRPIPSPMFNEVRSISKRLDKPLQKERNHLLTWPVKQLNKKKKNRTRDDTNGIFDDVPLYNQA
- the HTC1 gene encoding Htc1p (similar to Saccharomyces cerevisiae YPL067C; ancestral locus Anc_8.533), which codes for MTNITNNIAKKVITWKEVKQYINSGELYMLRRSELQNTDYQIHKKKFVNVDMAQFMLDKLGWKSEELQKLNDIVYNTDEKRINGAFKDKSLFKLAVNDFPYYFEPDVIHVLIWSKIKLPIYKTDKKTSDVKIGDPNNNFPEFNKPMKKVIASFLKHTITDKYCITEENYCWFINYVNLQSIQAVSHIHLIIKLPAKYKGNHEAFFQELKGGFEPLP